The genomic interval GGGCTTGGTGGCCTTGGAAGCCCTTTTGTCGGGTATTCCGACCGTGGTATCAGAAATACCCGTCTTTCATGAATTTCTCACGCCAGGGAAAGACGCTTTGTTCATAGAACCGGACAATGTTCAGCAGTTCGCGGCAGCTATGATCGAGACTATCGTCAATAGGGAACAGCGACGTGGTCTGATTAGCGGAGGGCTCTTGGCGGCCTACAACTTTAGTTGGGAGGATACGGCACGCAAGCATGAACAGTTCTATCTAGAAATTCTAGAAGGGCGGAAAAGCAATATGCCCGATGGTTAACCGCCTGTACCAAGGACGCAGCCGGAGTATAAACTGGCGCCGGACATAATGCCGAGGAGTTGATCAAAACCTGAACTGGCTCCAACAGCTGATAAGTCCACGGCCGCCTGGATAAGGGAACTCTTGGTTTGGGTAGCGCAAAATAAAGCGACTACCATATTTTCCATCAGTTCGCTACCCGTTTCCCTGGCTGCGAATAAAAGCATCTGGTAACTTAAATCGTTCGTAAGTCCAGGGGCTAGTCCGATCACCGTGTTACTCAGTTCGTTTTGAGCTAACGTAAAGGATTCCGGTAATAATTTGGCGGCAGCAGCTAAACTCAGCAAGAGTCCAGCCAAGTAATCGTCACCGGATGGGGTAAGTCCAGGCCCTAGTCCAATGAGAGATGATGCAGATTCTTTGATGCTCGTTCTATCGGCTGTGCGTAAGGCGGGTAACAGGCTATTAATAGCTTGTCCGGCTAGAAATGTCACAGGATCTGTGTTTGAAGGTGGCAAATAAGTTCCACTTCTTAAGGATTCAAGGTGAGGAAAGAGTTTAGTTAGGCCGGAAGACGTTGAGTTTGTTAGGTTTACCCATCTTCCCACTTCCACTAGATTCGCTTTTATCTGACTAAGGGGGAGCGGAGCCCCAAAATGGGCTATGGGAGACTCCCATAAGGTTGCATTCTTTAAGGATACTGAGAGACTCCCGATGTTAAGCATCGTGAGATCTGAATCTAAGCGTACTAAGGTTCCAGGTTCAATACCATAGTGGGTAAAGTCGGAAGTGACTGGAAGACTGGTGACGATATTAGCTGGGCCATTACTGACATCAACTCGTGAAATACTTGATAAGTTACCGTCTGGCCAGACAATGTTAATCACCCGCCGAAATACAGTATGGACTTTACCCTTTTTCATATCGCCGTTTAGGCTTCGAAATGCCGACGGTCCAATGCTCACAGCCTTCAGAGGATTGAGAAACACGTCTACACCTTCCTTACGTTCTAATCAACTTCAGAAAATGGAAAAAAATTTACATGAAGTAATTTCTTCTATGGTACGCCTTTTATAGTCAACGGGCAACTCCAAGTTTGATAACTAAAAGGAGATTAAGCCACTCGTAGAGATAAGAGATTATGCAGTGGTCGTTGGAACCTGCCCAGATAGATGGACTTGGCAGCAGCCAAAGCAATTTCTACTGTGTTTGTAACAAGCGGGCTGATGTTGATCTTTTCGAAATTACCGAATCCTTCGCAGCGCAGAGGTCAGCGGTAGGTATAGAGTTGAATTTGGATTGGCAAAAAGTCTGTGCATGGAGGTACTTTGGCATATGGTCATTCCTTGGGAGCTAGTGAAGCAATTCAGTTAGTCCGTCTCATTCATGCCTTGCATCGATACGGTGGACGATATGGAATCGCGAGCTGTTGAGCAGGGGGGAGTTAGCGCAGCAATCCTGGTTGAGAGGTGTTGACAGACCTTGCCTAGTTATCTGAAGTTATCTGTAATTCCCTTGAATTGTGGCAAGCTGCATATGGAACGAAGTCGTTTTAACGGTAGACCCAACGATTCGATCCTAGAACTGCCGGTATTTTGCTTTCTTATCCTTCATTCCCAAGGGTGTATGTTATTTGATACGGGTCTGCCCGCGGAACTCTGGTCAGGTAGGTCTAGTATGGAATTGAACCCTGGACTGATTGCCACGCACGGGAGCAGCGGCGGACTAGTGAGGGAAATTGAAGGCCAGGGCTACTCTCTCGAGGATATATCTATAATTGTTAATTCACACACCCATCTCGATCATGCTGGGGGGAATAACCTAGTTGCTAGAGCGCGCTGTTACGTGCAAGATGGGGAAGACGTCAAGGGGGATTACGATTTATTTGGAGATGGGTCAATCCATTTGCTGACAACACCGGGACATTCCACTAATCATCAATCGATGCTGGTGAGAGGGAGGAACAGGCAGGTTCTATTAACTGGGGACGCTTGTTTTCGACCCGCTAATTTAATTGATCTTAAGCCACCGCTGATTCTGGAGAACAGAGAACAAGCCTTGCGGTCCTTGAAAAGACTGAGAGATATAAGTAAAGCAAGTGCGACTGTTGTTTTAACGAGCCATGACCCGTTAGCTACAGGGGAGAAGATTGTACTTTAGAAATTGGGGGAATATGAGATGAAAGTGAAAAAACTTTGGCAAGTAACTCTAACATTCGTTTTAGTTACTTTGGTGCTCAGTGGTTGTACGCCCCAAAAACAGGCAGCGCAAACAGAACCAAAAACACAACCAGGTACCATTCACTTCGTTCAAACGAATGCAGCGAATATGTTAACACAGTTGAAGACAGGTGAAATTGATGCCTTCGTGGCTTGGGAACCTGTCAATGCTCAAGCCGTGACAGAAGGAACTGGCCGTTATCTCGTTCAATCAGGGACTTTGGCACCTAATCATCCCTGTAGTATTCTGGCTGTGGCAGGGACTGAAGGGGACGAGGATTTGGCTCTCGCTTTAACTTGGGGCAATGTTCAAGCAGTCAACTTCATTAATAATAAGGACAACCAGGAAAAGCTGATTAAATATGCGATGGATTTTTCAGGCAGGGATCGCAAGGCTGTTGTCGAAGGGTTGGCTCACACTAAATATGTAAGCTTTCCGGACCTTCAGCAGTTCGAGGCATTCTACCGTGGCTTGCGTCAAAATGGTTCCTTGATAAAGGATTCAAAGACCTTGGGTTATCAGGATGATCATGCCTTTTTCCAAGATTTCTTGAATAGCAAATATATCGATCGTGTTAACGCAGAGTTGAAAGAAGATCCATCTTGGATCCCCCCAGCAGTTAATAGCAATCGCCAAGTCATCCTAGGTTATGTCAATCAAGACATGCATCAAATTCAAGGCTATATTGCAGCCCAAGAAGGCTATTATAGCAAGGTTGGGCTGGTGCCTGGGCGTAATCTGCAACTCAAAGGTTATGCTAACGGAGTTGCAGTAATGGAAGCCTTCAAAGTAAAAGAGTTGACAGCATCTTATCTCGGCGGAGCGCCAGCCGTATTGAGACGGCTTAATGATGGAATTGCAATCCGGGCCATCGGTGGCTCTAACAATGAGGGTTCCGCGATTGTAGTAGGTAAGAATTCGCCAATTCAGTCCGTTAGTGATTTAGCAGATAAGACAGTGGCAATTCCCGGCTTGGGGACAGTACAGGGGTATATTTTGGATCTGGCAGCACGCCAGAATAATTTGCGCTTACAAGCAAAGTAAGTACGTGGTTAGTTATAAAGGAGAAAATACTATGAGTCGGCTTACTACGGATCAGAGCACTAAGACTGAATCAAGTATAATCCGGCGAAGTTGGCAAGGCGGACTACATGTCAAGTTACCGGGTTGGGAAAGGTTAGCATCGGGGTTGGTTGGCTTGTTCGTCTGGCAGACCTTTGCTAGCCTTGAAGTCGTTACATCACCCTACATATTGTGGCAAAAATTTATTAATCTATTGATTAAGGGTGATCCGCTTTACAATTTGACATTGATCCAAATGATTTGGACTAGCCTTGCGACCCTCCTTGTAGGGGCAGGATTAGCTTTTGCTATTGCTATTCCATTGGGAATCATGTTGGGCTATTTTCGTGGCTTGAATCGTTTTTTAGGATTATACATCAGTTTATGCCGACCGATTCCTCCGATGGCCTGGATTCCCGTAGGGTATATTTTATTTGCACAACTGCCACGACCAACACTTTGGGTACAAATAATGGTGGTTTTTGTGGGATCTTTTTTTCCGTGTTTTAACGCAACTGCCCATGCAGTCCAAAGCGCTGACCCCGTCCTTATTGAAGCAGCTCAGACACTTGGTGCGAGACGCCAAAGTCAGATTCTCGTTAAAGTACTGCTACCGTCTGTCGTACCTGCTGTAATTTCCGGCGTTCGGAGCGGTCTTGGCGTAGGATGGATGTGTATTATCGGCGCGGAGTTTGTCGGCGGTCGAATGGGGATAGGGGCTTATATCTGGTCGGTTTATAATATCGGGGGTAGGATGAGCGAAATTATGATTGCTATCTTATCCGTTGGCCTCATCGGATATCTAATGAATGAGGGGATAAATCTTATTGGGCGGAGGATAGCACGTTGGTACTCATGGTAGAAAATGTGGATAAAGAAATTAATGGGGAAAATGTGTTGGAGGGAATCTCCTTTAGTCTGGAGGAGGGAGATTTCGCCTGCTTAACTGGACCTAGCGGCTGTGGCAAGACAACATTACTACGCCTTGTCGCTGGTCTTATCCAACCCTCGTTCGGCCGTATTTGCTTGAATGGTAGTCTAGCTGGAACGAAACCGGATAGCGGTTATGTCTTTCAAGAAGGAGCTCTCTTTCCCTGGCTAACCGTTACGCAAAACGTCACTTTCAGTCTAAAATTACGGGGAATATCCCCAAAAGAAACGAGAGATTTAGTTCAAGACGTTCTCAATTTAGTTGAGCTTAGCGGTTTTGAAGATTATTATCCAAAGGAACTTTCCGGAGGTATGCGCATGCGGGTTGCCTTAGCAAGAGTTCTGGTATACCAGCCGAAGCTAATTCTTATGGATGAACCGTTTGCCGCATTGGATTCTCGTACCCGGAATAAATTACAGAGCGATATGGTCGCATTATGGCAGCGACTAAAACCAACAATTCTTATGGTGACACACAATATCGATGAGGCAGTCTATTTAAGCAACAAAATTATCGTTCTCTCTGGACGACCGGGTCGGATACTAGAGCAGATTAATGTTGCGATGGATCGGCCGCGTGAACGAACAGAAAGACCGTTTAGTCTAATTAGAAAGCAGGTTTTATCTTTGTTAGGGGAATAAGAGGTAGCAGGAGTCTTAAGGCAGTTAGTCTAGAGCATCAAAGGAAGTGACGTTGCTTCTGCAATCGTGCGGAAATGACGATAAAATCAAGCAATTGAGCAACAGCAAAACCCAGAAACTGAATATTGTACTGGTAAATACTAAGAAATAAACACATCTTCCCTTTTTGGAAAGATGTGTTTATTTCAATAGTGGCCTTTTACTTTGCTTTACATGAAACCATCCATATTACACCGAATTTATCAACAAATTTACTAAATAAAGGGCTAAAGAACGTTTCTTGCAATTCCATCTCGATCTTGCCACCTTCAGATAGTGCTTCAAAGGTTGCCTTTGTTTCATCTTTAGTATCAAATTCTAAAGAAAACGAAATATTATCTCCAACATTATAGGGTGAATTAGGAAAAGTGTCTGAGAAACGAATGACATGACCGTTCTTTCTTAATTCTGCATGCATAACGAGGTTTTTAACATTCTCAGGTACAGGATAAGCTGGATTTGGTGGTGCGTCGCCAAAATGCATTATTTGACTTTCTCCACCAAGAACTTTCTGATAGAATTTTACGGCTTCTTCACAATTCCCGTTAAATGCAAGATAGGGTACTAACCAATCATTCATGGTAAAGCCTTCTTCCTCTATTTAATGTTGATATTATGTACGATATTCACTTGATTAGACATTCTATAGTTAAAAGATAGTTCTTTCAAGGCCGAATTACTTTTAGGGATTTTTTCATATCGACAGTCGAAGTTGCACGGGGCTTGAGAGAGGTAAGTAGTTTCCCAAATAACCCCACAGCTTTTGTCTAGGACATGCCTTATAATAAAAGTGTAACTCAAGAGTCAAGCTTGAAGGGGGCGAAATTAACTATGCGGATTTTACATACATCAGATTGGCATCTCGGTCGTATGCTCGAGGGGCGAAGCAGGATTAATGAGCAAGCAAGGTTTATCGATGAGCTTTGTGCGATTGTGGAAGAAGAAGAGGTAGATCTTGTCTTGATCGCAGGGGATGTCTTTGATACGGTAAATCCACCCGCCATCGCGGAGGAGTTATTTTATGACGCTTTGAATCGATTGTCTGCCGGAGGAGAGAGGGCGGTCGTGGCCATTGCAGGGAATCACGATAACCCTGAGCGGCTTTGTGCGGCAAGTCCTCTGGCGGTAAGGCACGGGATTACGTTGTACGGCCTTCCGAAAGAAATCTTAGAGCCTAGTCTCCTGGTACAACCGAATCAGAGAAGGGTTGTTAGGGGTGCAGCAGGGCTTGGGTGGGCGGAATTACATATTCCCAATTGCGCAGATCCGGCAATTGTGGCCATGCTCCCATATCCTTCCGAGTCACGGCTCAATGAAGTGTTAAGTCAAAGTTTAGATGAAGAAATCTTACGTCAAGAATATTCAAGGCGCGTACAAGAATTATTCTCCTCGTTTAGTAAGCAGTTTCGCCCGGATGCGGTTAACCTGGCAGTAAGCCATCTCTTCGTACGAGGTGGCCTGGAATCTGAGTCTGAGCGCCCAATCCAATTGGGAAGCGCCCCGACCGTCGAAGTTGAAGCAATGCCGTCGGGCGCCCAATATGTAGCTCTAGGTCATTTGCATCGTGCTCAGGCTGTCAAAGGGGCCGCTGTGCCGACAAGATACTCCGGCTCACCGATCGCTTATAGCTTTTCAGAAACAGGGTATGCCAAATCCGTAATTTTAGTCGAGGCGTTTCCCGGCCAAGCGGTAAGCACTCGAGAAATATTCTTAAATGCGGGTTATCCGCTTGTCAAATGGCAGGCCAAAGAAGGGTTAGCTCAAGTACAGCACTGGATCGATGAGGGGAAGGATCTTCATGCTTGGATTGATCTAGAGGTTTCTTTGACCAAGGCACTTCTACCTCAAGAGATCCATCTCTTACGGCAGCAACGAGAACGTCTCATCAATATTCGCCCTGTTTTTCCTGAAACAGAACAAATCATTGCAGAGTCACGCTCTAAATTGCCAATCGATGTGCTCTTTCGCAAGTTTTATCAGGATAAAACCGGAGGGGCTGAGCCGGAACAGGAATTGGTTTCTCTGTTTTTGTCATTAATTGATCCAGACAAAGATTCTGAGTGTCAAACGGTCCAGGATGAGGAGGCAGAGACTGCATGAGACCGATTCTTTTAAGAATAGCAGGCTTAAACAGCTTTAGAGAAGCTCAAGAGATTGATTTCCAAAAACTTTGTGAAACAGGCGTTTTTGGAATTTTTGGCTCAACCGGAAGTGGGAAATCCACGATTCTTGATGCTATCACGCTCGCACTTTACGGTACAGTCGAACGAGCTGCCAACAATACGCAGGGGATCCTAAATCATGCGGAAGCACAGCTCACGGTGGAATATTCGTTTTCCTTAGCTTTAGGGGGCAAACGGGTAATTTACCGGGCCGAACGCGCGTATCGACGCTCAGGGGATCGGACGGTAAAGGCTTCCACCTGCCGCCTGGTTGAAATATCTGATGGCATAGAAAGCGTCTTAGCTTCAAAGGCCGATGAGA from Desulfosporosinus sp. Sb-LF carries:
- a CDS encoding N-acyl homoserine lactonase family protein codes for the protein MPSYLKLSVIPLNCGKLHMERSRFNGRPNDSILELPVFCFLILHSQGCMLFDTGLPAELWSGRSSMELNPGLIATHGSSGGLVREIEGQGYSLEDISIIVNSHTHLDHAGGNNLVARARCYVQDGEDVKGDYDLFGDGSIHLLTTPGHSTNHQSMLVRGRNRQVLLTGDACFRPANLIDLKPPLILENREQALRSLKRLRDISKASATVVLTSHDPLATGEKIVL
- a CDS encoding ABC transporter permease, which translates into the protein MSRLTTDQSTKTESSIIRRSWQGGLHVKLPGWERLASGLVGLFVWQTFASLEVVTSPYILWQKFINLLIKGDPLYNLTLIQMIWTSLATLLVGAGLAFAIAIPLGIMLGYFRGLNRFLGLYISLCRPIPPMAWIPVGYILFAQLPRPTLWVQIMVVFVGSFFPCFNATAHAVQSADPVLIEAAQTLGARRQSQILVKVLLPSVVPAVISGVRSGLGVGWMCIIGAEFVGGRMGIGAYIWSVYNIGGRMSEIMIAILSVGLIGYLMNEGINLIGRRIARWYSW
- a CDS encoding ABC transporter ATP-binding protein, with product MVENVDKEINGENVLEGISFSLEEGDFACLTGPSGCGKTTLLRLVAGLIQPSFGRICLNGSLAGTKPDSGYVFQEGALFPWLTVTQNVTFSLKLRGISPKETRDLVQDVLNLVELSGFEDYYPKELSGGMRMRVALARVLVYQPKLILMDEPFAALDSRTRNKLQSDMVALWQRLKPTILMVTHNIDEAVYLSNKIIVLSGRPGRILEQINVAMDRPRERTERPFSLIRKQVLSLLGE
- a CDS encoding DUF2877 domain-containing protein, producing MFLNPLKAVSIGPSAFRSLNGDMKKGKVHTVFRRVINIVWPDGNLSSISRVDVSNGPANIVTSLPVTSDFTHYGIEPGTLVRLDSDLTMLNIGSLSVSLKNATLWESPIAHFGAPLPLSQIKANLVEVGRWVNLTNSTSSGLTKLFPHLESLRSGTYLPPSNTDPVTFLAGQAINSLLPALRTADRTSIKESASSLIGLGPGLTPSGDDYLAGLLLSLAAAAKLLPESFTLAQNELSNTVIGLAPGLTNDLSYQMLLFAARETGSELMENMVVALFCATQTKSSLIQAAVDLSAVGASSGFDQLLGIMSGASLYSGCVLGTGG
- the sbcD gene encoding exonuclease subunit SbcD; its protein translation is MRILHTSDWHLGRMLEGRSRINEQARFIDELCAIVEEEEVDLVLIAGDVFDTVNPPAIAEELFYDALNRLSAGGERAVVAIAGNHDNPERLCAASPLAVRHGITLYGLPKEILEPSLLVQPNQRRVVRGAAGLGWAELHIPNCADPAIVAMLPYPSESRLNEVLSQSLDEEILRQEYSRRVQELFSSFSKQFRPDAVNLAVSHLFVRGGLESESERPIQLGSAPTVEVEAMPSGAQYVALGHLHRAQAVKGAAVPTRYSGSPIAYSFSETGYAKSVILVEAFPGQAVSTREIFLNAGYPLVKWQAKEGLAQVQHWIDEGKDLHAWIDLEVSLTKALLPQEIHLLRQQRERLINIRPVFPETEQIIAESRSKLPIDVLFRKFYQDKTGGAEPEQELVSLFLSLIDPDKDSECQTVQDEEAETA
- a CDS encoding ABC transporter substrate-binding protein produces the protein MKVKKLWQVTLTFVLVTLVLSGCTPQKQAAQTEPKTQPGTIHFVQTNAANMLTQLKTGEIDAFVAWEPVNAQAVTEGTGRYLVQSGTLAPNHPCSILAVAGTEGDEDLALALTWGNVQAVNFINNKDNQEKLIKYAMDFSGRDRKAVVEGLAHTKYVSFPDLQQFEAFYRGLRQNGSLIKDSKTLGYQDDHAFFQDFLNSKYIDRVNAELKEDPSWIPPAVNSNRQVILGYVNQDMHQIQGYIAAQEGYYSKVGLVPGRNLQLKGYANGVAVMEAFKVKELTASYLGGAPAVLRRLNDGIAIRAIGGSNNEGSAIVVGKNSPIQSVSDLADKTVAIPGLGTVQGYILDLAARQNNLRLQAK
- a CDS encoding VOC family protein — encoded protein: MNDWLVPYLAFNGNCEEAVKFYQKVLGGESQIMHFGDAPPNPAYPVPENVKNLVMHAELRKNGHVIRFSDTFPNSPYNVGDNISFSLEFDTKDETKATFEALSEGGKIEMELQETFFSPLFSKFVDKFGVIWMVSCKAK